The Chryseobacterium aureum genome contains a region encoding:
- a CDS encoding MarC family protein, which produces MEILDGFSIKEVVTSFMVLFAVIDIIGSVPIIVSLQQKFGQIEAGKAAVTAGLIMIVFLFVGNKILKLIGVDVNSFAIAGAFVIFVIALEMILGIEINKTTEAKAASIVPIAFPLVAGAGTLTTALSLRAEFHDINIIFGIVLNTIFVYLVLKSAKWLEKKIGDATLMILQKVFGIILLAISIKLFTANFAQLVQNYINF; this is translated from the coding sequence ATGGAAATTCTTGATGGTTTCTCTATTAAAGAGGTCGTTACCAGCTTCATGGTTCTTTTCGCCGTTATTGATATCATCGGCTCAGTTCCTATTATTGTAAGTCTTCAGCAGAAGTTTGGACAGATTGAGGCCGGAAAGGCCGCAGTGACTGCCGGACTTATAATGATTGTTTTTCTATTCGTAGGAAATAAAATTCTTAAGCTTATCGGGGTGGATGTAAATTCTTTCGCGATTGCCGGGGCTTTTGTGATTTTTGTCATAGCCCTGGAAATGATTTTAGGCATTGAAATTAATAAAACAACCGAAGCAAAGGCCGCATCTATTGTACCCATCGCATTTCCGCTGGTGGCAGGAGCCGGTACGCTAACCACCGCGCTGTCTCTGAGAGCTGAATTTCATGATATTAATATTATCTTCGGAATCGTTCTTAATACAATTTTCGTATATTTGGTGCTGAAATCAGCGAAATGGCTGGAGAAGAAAATCGGGGATGCTACTTTAATGATCCTTCAGAAAGTTTTCGGAATCATCCTTTTGGCAATTTCAATTAAATTATTCACTGCAAATTTTGCCCAACTGGTGCAGAATTATATTAATTTTTAA
- a CDS encoding BatD family protein produces the protein MQHKLIYILLTLASVITYGQVSLTLDADKSEYAGKDIVNLTIVLELNGTDLVQQTGLQLPDLSKFNIIGSGSVTNTVIDPATNTLITQKVSRIALEPKKKGKIKIGSVLVTVNNKIYKTEPFDVNIRDIVDRRSLAANTSNEVYLNMEIDDRDVYQDQPTIAVLRVYSKNMDNLRKVKNIHLPEQDNINVHPINFDKSEIDPSGYGNMPSQVLAMFMVFPNEAGYVEIPGVSASVSTYSNKSRIVSNKVKINVRKLPEGAPECFKNAVGNFRVNVYNASKEKPEAKKPLNVVVKVSGEGNLPDMELPKIAASPDYEIFAPKITSKVSPGTTGMKGEILANYVIIPNKSGAISIKTEQFAFFDPANKEYVDLGQKSLAVNAFSHDQILEARSTVEKVNEYTNNLLETVNTPVLKTTSFKVKEKSKFHWNILLTNIAILLSLFIAYLLFKNWQKKRTLVRETVPSKPLGSVAETEKEIRELMKTDINDYFGYLENLKDNGEYEKFFATLEELDQEVRSQYFQDSAMEFKTFLEKHKGLSVAENYSKLQQKVQMEKYNPVKSTDALEELLKTIVNLYSQISK, from the coding sequence ATGCAGCACAAATTGATTTACATATTGCTTACCCTTGCATCCGTGATTACTTACGGACAGGTAAGTCTTACGCTGGATGCTGATAAATCTGAGTATGCAGGAAAAGATATTGTAAATCTTACCATTGTCCTTGAGCTGAACGGAACCGATCTTGTACAGCAGACAGGCTTACAGCTTCCGGATCTTTCAAAATTTAATATTATCGGAAGCGGATCTGTTACCAATACCGTCATTGATCCAGCTACCAATACCTTAATTACCCAAAAGGTTTCCAGAATTGCCCTTGAGCCCAAGAAAAAAGGGAAAATAAAAATCGGTTCAGTTCTGGTTACGGTCAACAATAAAATTTACAAAACAGAACCTTTTGACGTTAATATCCGGGATATTGTAGACAGAAGATCATTAGCGGCCAACACCTCCAATGAGGTCTATCTCAATATGGAGATTGATGACCGTGATGTGTATCAGGATCAGCCTACGATTGCTGTTCTCAGGGTGTATTCCAAAAACATGGATAACCTGAGAAAAGTAAAGAATATCCATCTTCCTGAGCAGGACAATATCAATGTACATCCTATCAATTTTGATAAATCGGAGATAGACCCTTCCGGGTACGGAAATATGCCTTCACAGGTACTGGCAATGTTTATGGTATTCCCGAATGAAGCAGGATATGTGGAAATTCCGGGGGTGTCTGCTTCTGTAAGTACCTATTCTAACAAATCCAGGATTGTTTCCAATAAAGTAAAAATCAATGTAAGAAAATTACCGGAAGGAGCTCCGGAGTGCTTTAAAAATGCAGTCGGAAACTTCAGGGTAAACGTATACAATGCCTCCAAAGAAAAGCCGGAAGCCAAGAAACCATTGAATGTGGTAGTAAAAGTTTCAGGAGAAGGCAATTTGCCGGACATGGAGCTTCCTAAAATTGCTGCTTCTCCGGATTATGAAATTTTTGCCCCGAAAATCACAAGTAAGGTTTCTCCGGGAACCACAGGAATGAAAGGGGAGATCCTGGCTAATTATGTCATTATTCCGAACAAATCAGGAGCCATCTCTATTAAAACCGAACAGTTTGCTTTCTTTGACCCCGCGAATAAAGAATATGTGGATCTTGGTCAGAAATCACTGGCTGTGAATGCATTTTCTCATGATCAGATCCTGGAAGCCCGTTCTACCGTAGAAAAGGTTAATGAGTATACCAATAATCTTCTGGAAACGGTAAATACACCGGTTTTAAAAACAACTTCATTCAAAGTAAAAGAAAAAAGCAAGTTCCACTGGAATATTCTTTTGACTAATATCGCGATCCTGTTAAGTTTATTTATTGCATATCTGTTATTTAAAAATTGGCAAAAAAAACGTACATTAGTTAGGGAAACCGTACCGTCAAAACCCTTAGGTTCAGTGGCTGAAACCGAAAAAGAGATCAGAGAATTGATGAAAACAGACATCAATGATTATTTCGGATACCTGGAAAATCTTAAAGATAATGGAGAATATGAAAAGTTTTTTGCAACCCTCGAAGAATTGGATCAGGAGGTGAGAAGTCAGTATTTTCAAGACTCTGCAATGGAGTTTAAGACTTTTCTTGAAAAGCACAAAGGGTTGTCAGTAGCAGAAAACTACAGCAAATTGCAGCAGAAAGTTCAGATGGAAAAATATAATCCTGTAAAATCAACTGATGCGCTTGAGGAACTTTTGAAAACAATTGTTAATTTATATTCACAAATTAGTAAATAA
- a CDS encoding tetratricopeptide repeat protein: protein MNTKIIFLSFMVAISFSGILFGQENYRNLVHEGNQKFDGKDYEGASSKFMEAIKSNEKDFTAHYNMGNALYKSKKYEEAKAEFEKAEKLSQTLPDKTAALHNLGNAYMQMNQPEKAADYYKKALKQDPYSEVTRKNYEIAKLKEKEKQQQKNQQNNSGKGGGGDDQNKGDDQKGDKEKQDQGSGPQNQGKGDQGDNPKQNQNNDGKMPKNLENAILDKINEKEKETARRILNKNSYSMPESNEKDW from the coding sequence ATGAATACTAAAATCATATTTTTATCGTTTATGGTTGCCATCTCTTTCTCAGGCATTTTGTTTGGGCAGGAAAACTACAGAAATTTAGTTCATGAAGGCAATCAGAAATTTGACGGTAAAGACTATGAAGGAGCCTCCTCAAAATTTATGGAAGCGATAAAATCCAATGAAAAAGATTTTACCGCTCACTATAACATGGGGAACGCATTGTATAAAAGTAAAAAATATGAAGAGGCAAAGGCAGAGTTTGAAAAAGCAGAAAAACTTTCACAGACCCTTCCTGATAAAACAGCCGCTCTTCATAATTTAGGGAATGCCTATATGCAGATGAACCAGCCGGAAAAAGCCGCAGATTATTACAAAAAAGCTTTGAAGCAGGATCCGTACAGTGAGGTGACCAGAAAAAATTATGAGATTGCCAAGCTGAAAGAAAAAGAAAAACAACAACAAAAAAACCAGCAGAATAACTCAGGCAAAGGCGGCGGCGGAGATGATCAGAACAAAGGAGATGATCAGAAAGGCGACAAAGAAAAACAGGATCAGGGGAGTGGGCCTCAAAACCAGGGCAAAGGTGACCAGGGTGATAATCCTAAGCAAAATCAGAATAACGACGGCAAAATGCCCAAGAATCTTGAAAATGCGATCTTAGATAAAATAAACGAAAAAGAAAAAGAAACCGCCAGAAGAATTTTAAACAAAAATTCTTATTCGATGCCTGAGAGCAACGAGAAAGATTGGTGA
- a CDS encoding vWA domain-containing protein: MSWSLGNYWYLFLLLLLPLLATFLIRFLKWRNTKREIFAGSQFHENLFEKSSGFTKFFPALYLLGTLFLIFSIIDLLNGSEEVKSTQKLNNVIFMLDVSNSMNAEDIDPSRLSEAKNLMLATMKKMNNDKVGIVIFAGNAMSIMPLTTDYNSAETYISGIETNSMQIQGTDFLKGMQAAAEKFKNVSKGSRKVILLSDGEDNEGNDNAAIRLANKEGISITSVGVGTDEGAPVPEYVFGQLMGYKTDVNGGTVISKRQTEALKKMAGSTDGTYIDGNNINEAPDRIIDAVNKKSAGAETMVKSQNANHYYQYFLAGALLFFFVIYIFNPRKDFNV; the protein is encoded by the coding sequence ATGAGTTGGTCTTTAGGAAATTATTGGTATTTGTTTTTACTGTTGCTTCTGCCGCTGTTAGCTACCTTTTTGATTCGTTTTTTAAAATGGAGAAACACGAAGAGAGAAATTTTTGCAGGCAGCCAGTTTCATGAAAATTTATTTGAAAAAAGTTCAGGATTTACAAAGTTTTTTCCTGCCTTATATTTATTAGGGACCCTGTTTCTGATCTTCTCTATCATTGATCTTCTGAATGGCTCGGAAGAGGTAAAAAGTACCCAGAAACTGAACAATGTGATCTTTATGCTGGATGTATCCAATTCTATGAATGCTGAGGACATCGATCCAAGCCGTCTTTCGGAAGCCAAAAACCTGATGCTGGCAACCATGAAGAAAATGAATAATGACAAAGTAGGAATCGTCATCTTTGCCGGAAACGCAATGTCTATCATGCCTCTTACAACAGATTATAATTCTGCGGAAACGTATATCAGCGGTATTGAAACCAATTCTATGCAGATCCAGGGAACAGACTTTCTGAAAGGAATGCAGGCTGCTGCTGAAAAATTTAAAAATGTAAGCAAAGGATCCAGAAAAGTGATTTTGCTGAGTGATGGGGAAGATAACGAAGGTAATGATAATGCGGCCATCAGATTGGCGAATAAAGAAGGTATAAGCATTACTTCTGTAGGAGTGGGAACAGATGAAGGTGCTCCGGTTCCGGAATATGTATTCGGACAGCTGATGGGATATAAAACCGATGTCAACGGAGGTACAGTAATTTCAAAAAGACAGACGGAAGCATTAAAGAAAATGGCCGGATCCACTGATGGAACTTATATTGACGGTAATAACATCAATGAAGCCCCGGACAGAATTATAGATGCCGTAAACAAGAAGTCTGCCGGCGCTGAAACCATGGTGAAATCTCAGAATGCCAATCATTATTACCAATATTTTCTTGCAGGGGCTCTTCTGTTTTTCTTTGTAATTTATATTTTTAATCCTAGAAAAGATTTTAATGTATAG
- a CDS encoding VWA domain-containing protein — MFNFEFYSPWFLLLFLLFIPLLIKDAGRRKRKGIKVPTIKNMAPSGGIQGVLFLLKISKYIILSALIIAMARPRTFTVSQDRDDTKGVDIMLSIDVSLSMLAKDLTPDRITALKDIAVKFVQKRPNDRIGVVAYAAEAFTKVPVTSDHQVVIDEIKNLNSAGLEPGTAIGEGLSVAVNHLIKSKAKSKVVILMTDGVSNIQNAIPPQLAAELAKSNNIKVYSIGIGTNGYALMPTSQDIFGDLIFTETEVTIDENTLREIAQTTGGKYFRATSNSSLEEVYDEINQLEKSDVKVSKLYNYEEYFKIFLWIALAMLVLDALLRWVFYKILS; from the coding sequence ATGTTTAATTTTGAGTTTTACAGTCCGTGGTTTTTACTGCTTTTCCTGCTGTTTATTCCGTTACTGATTAAAGATGCCGGAAGACGCAAAAGGAAGGGCATAAAAGTGCCTACCATAAAAAATATGGCCCCAAGCGGAGGAATTCAGGGGGTACTTTTCTTATTGAAAATCTCAAAGTATATCATTCTCTCAGCTTTGATTATTGCCATGGCAAGACCTAGAACATTCACGGTTTCACAGGACAGGGATGATACAAAAGGAGTAGATATCATGTTGTCTATTGATGTTTCCCTAAGTATGCTTGCAAAGGATCTTACTCCGGACAGGATTACTGCCCTTAAAGATATTGCCGTAAAATTTGTTCAGAAACGTCCGAATGACAGGATAGGAGTGGTAGCATATGCTGCAGAAGCCTTTACCAAAGTTCCGGTGACTTCAGATCATCAGGTGGTAATTGATGAAATTAAAAACCTCAATTCTGCAGGCCTTGAACCCGGCACCGCTATTGGAGAAGGTCTTTCCGTAGCAGTGAATCATCTGATTAAAAGCAAAGCCAAAAGTAAGGTAGTCATCCTGATGACAGATGGGGTAAGCAATATTCAGAATGCGATTCCTCCACAACTTGCTGCCGAACTGGCAAAAAGTAATAATATAAAGGTATATTCAATCGGAATTGGAACCAATGGTTATGCACTGATGCCCACTTCGCAGGATATTTTTGGAGACCTTATCTTCACTGAAACAGAGGTAACCATTGATGAAAATACCTTGAGAGAAATAGCACAGACTACAGGAGGGAAATATTTCAGAGCAACCTCCAACAGTAGCCTGGAAGAAGTATATGATGAGATCAATCAACTGGAGAAATCTGATGTTAAGGTTTCCAAGCTGTATAATTATGAGGAATATTTCAAAATATTCCTGTGGATTGCATTAGCCATGTTGGTGCTGGATGCATTGTTGAGATGGGTGTTTTATAAAATTTTAAGCTGA
- a CDS encoding BatD family protein has protein sequence MRKILLILSFLICANAFSQILSSNVEKKTLALGEINHLTIKIDNLNEQQVTSAAKNELLPFHFEETKDSIGQNANSYERKIEFAVFEEGKFTIPELEFKVGDKILKTIPYEIDVINTAQKADQINDIMNNKQVKLEAKDYWELYKFYILAALAAIALIIAIIMFIKWGRKAKDAPVVATNQTLKELDSLKKKKYIEGGNFRSFYVELIDISRTFITKQYRLPADVLLTDDLIDVMKKNNTISQDNEKIIEDVFLRGDLVKFAKTFPDQETMERDFANIRDFVKRSSKDLEFENLRKDV, from the coding sequence TTGAGAAAAATACTTTTAATATTATCTTTCCTGATCTGTGCGAATGCTTTTTCACAGATATTATCCTCTAACGTAGAAAAGAAAACCCTTGCTCTGGGAGAAATAAACCATCTTACCATCAAGATAGATAACCTTAATGAACAGCAGGTAACTTCAGCAGCCAAAAATGAACTGCTCCCATTTCATTTTGAAGAAACCAAAGACAGTATAGGACAAAATGCCAATTCTTACGAAAGAAAGATTGAATTTGCTGTTTTTGAGGAAGGAAAATTTACCATTCCGGAACTGGAATTCAAAGTGGGAGATAAAATACTTAAAACCATTCCTTACGAAATTGATGTCATTAATACTGCTCAAAAAGCAGATCAGATCAATGATATCATGAATAATAAGCAGGTGAAACTTGAAGCTAAAGATTACTGGGAGCTTTATAAGTTTTATATTCTTGCGGCATTGGCAGCCATTGCACTCATTATTGCTATTATTATGTTCATAAAATGGGGGAGAAAAGCGAAGGATGCTCCTGTAGTGGCTACCAATCAGACCTTAAAAGAACTGGATTCTCTTAAAAAGAAAAAATATATTGAAGGTGGAAACTTCCGTTCATTCTATGTAGAACTGATCGATATTTCCAGAACCTTCATTACAAAACAATACCGCCTTCCGGCAGATGTACTTCTTACCGACGATCTTATAGATGTCATGAAAAAGAATAATACCATCTCACAGGATAACGAAAAAATAATAGAAGATGTGTTCCTCAGAGGTGACCTGGTGAAATTTGCCAAAACATTCCCCGACCAGGAAACAATGGAAAGAGATTTTGCCAATATCAGAGACTTTGTGAAAAGATCATCCAAAGATCTAGAATTCGAAAACTTAAGAAAGGATGTTTAA
- a CDS encoding DUF58 domain-containing protein, giving the protein MQIKDIVKKVKQIEIRTRKKTEAALMGQYHSAFKGQGMTFSEVRPYQFGDEIRRIDWNKTARFREPFVKVMEEERELTMMILVDISASMDYGTQVQLKREYVAEIAASLGFSAAGNNDKVGLILFADKVYKVIPPQKGRKHILSIISNILTADYVPAESRIDKAMEYMMGIFKRKSLVFLFSDFEDEYDSKMLRVASKKHQLLGMRIYDEKDNEIPDVGYARLYDVETGKEIWANTSSARWRYTFAEAQKQKLRALEEDFANSSASFMNINTGSDYSKLLYNYFQKK; this is encoded by the coding sequence ATGCAGATAAAAGATATTGTAAAAAAAGTAAAGCAGATTGAAATCCGTACAAGAAAAAAAACGGAGGCTGCTTTGATGGGACAATATCACAGCGCCTTTAAAGGGCAGGGGATGACTTTTTCGGAAGTCCGTCCCTATCAGTTTGGAGATGAAATCCGAAGAATCGACTGGAATAAAACCGCCCGTTTCCGTGAACCGTTCGTAAAGGTTATGGAAGAAGAAAGGGAGCTGACGATGATGATTCTTGTTGATATTTCCGCTTCCATGGATTACGGAACCCAAGTTCAGCTGAAAAGAGAATATGTCGCCGAAATTGCGGCCAGTTTGGGATTTTCAGCAGCCGGAAATAATGATAAAGTGGGACTGATTCTGTTTGCAGATAAGGTGTATAAAGTGATTCCCCCTCAAAAAGGAAGAAAGCATATTCTTTCCATCATTAGTAATATACTCACCGCAGATTATGTCCCGGCAGAGTCTAGAATAGATAAAGCAATGGAATATATGATGGGAATTTTTAAAAGAAAATCTCTGGTATTTCTGTTTTCGGATTTTGAAGACGAGTATGATTCCAAAATGCTGAGAGTGGCCTCAAAAAAACATCAGCTGCTGGGCATGAGGATTTATGATGAAAAAGACAATGAAATTCCAGATGTAGGATATGCCCGTCTGTATGATGTGGAAACCGGAAAAGAAATCTGGGCCAATACTTCCAGTGCGAGATGGCGGTATACTTTTGCTGAAGCTCAAAAACAGAAACTGAGAGCTCTGGAAGAAGATTTTGCCAATAGCTCTGCAAGTTTTATGAATATCAATACCGGCTCGGATTATTCAAAATTATTGTATAATTATTTTCAGAAAAAATAA
- a CDS encoding GNAT family N-acetyltransferase, with protein MSEVIIRKAVQEDCASMLDLIRELAEYEKALHEVTVTLDDFTQDGFGASPVWGAFVAEYEGEIVGISLYYDRYSTWKGRRLYLEDLVVTEKLRGKQIGKKLFDATLEYGKTHNYSGMVFQVLNWNEPAINFYKKYNTKFDNEWSNVSIEFKD; from the coding sequence ATGAGTGAGGTAATCATCAGAAAGGCAGTTCAGGAGGACTGTGCCTCTATGTTGGATTTAATCAGGGAGCTGGCTGAATATGAAAAAGCGCTGCATGAGGTAACTGTGACACTGGATGATTTTACACAGGATGGTTTTGGAGCATCGCCTGTATGGGGAGCTTTTGTGGCAGAATATGAAGGTGAGATTGTAGGAATATCTTTGTATTATGACCGATATTCAACATGGAAGGGAAGAAGGCTATACCTTGAAGATCTTGTAGTGACGGAAAAGCTGAGAGGAAAACAAATAGGGAAAAAATTATTTGATGCAACGCTGGAATATGGTAAAACGCATAATTACAGCGGAATGGTGTTTCAGGTACTGAACTGGAATGAACCCGCTATCAATTTTTATAAAAAATACAATACAAAGTTTGATAATGAGTGGTCTAATGTATCTATTGAGTTTAAAGATTAA
- a CDS encoding AAA family ATPase yields the protein MSEIYQAEDIRQLTEKVKEKNYLFSLLRQEINKVIIGQEYMIDRLLVGLLGNGHVLLEGVPGLAKTLAIKTLADAVHGEFSRIQFTPDLLPADVVGTMIFNIKDNDFSIKKGPVFANFVLADEINRAPAKVQSALLEVMQEKQVTIGDETMKLPKPFLVLATQNPIDQEGTYLLPEAQSDRFMLKCTIDYPAFEDERQVMRMVSTSHQPTVKPVISLQDIVDAKELINQIYLDEKIEKYILDMVFATRYPENYGLSELKNYISFGASPRASINLAIASRAYAFLKGRAFVIPEDVKALAKDVLRHRMGLTFEAEAEEVTTEEIINRILAKIQAP from the coding sequence ATGTCAGAGATATATCAAGCTGAAGATATCCGCCAATTGACGGAAAAAGTAAAGGAAAAAAACTACTTATTTTCTCTTCTGAGACAGGAAATCAACAAAGTTATTATTGGACAGGAATACATGATAGACCGGCTTTTGGTGGGGCTTTTGGGGAATGGTCACGTTCTTTTGGAAGGAGTACCGGGGCTGGCTAAAACTCTTGCGATAAAAACGCTGGCTGATGCTGTTCATGGTGAGTTTTCAAGGATTCAGTTTACACCGGATCTGCTTCCTGCGGATGTCGTGGGAACCATGATTTTTAATATCAAAGACAATGATTTTTCTATCAAGAAAGGGCCTGTATTTGCAAACTTTGTTTTGGCGGATGAAATCAACCGTGCGCCGGCGAAAGTACAGTCGGCTCTTTTGGAGGTGATGCAGGAAAAACAGGTAACAATTGGAGATGAAACCATGAAGCTTCCAAAACCATTCCTGGTATTGGCAACGCAGAACCCGATTGATCAGGAAGGAACTTACCTGTTGCCTGAAGCACAAAGTGACCGTTTCATGCTGAAGTGTACTATTGATTATCCGGCTTTCGAAGATGAAAGACAGGTGATGAGAATGGTTTCTACATCCCATCAGCCAACGGTGAAGCCAGTCATCTCCCTTCAGGACATTGTGGATGCAAAAGAATTGATCAACCAGATCTATTTGGATGAGAAAATTGAAAAATATATCCTGGATATGGTGTTTGCAACACGTTATCCGGAAAATTACGGTCTTTCTGAGCTTAAAAATTATATCAGCTTCGGAGCATCTCCAAGAGCCTCCATTAACCTTGCCATCGCTTCGAGAGCTTATGCGTTCCTGAAGGGAAGAGCTTTTGTAATTCCTGAAGACGTAAAAGCACTGGCAAAAGATGTTTTAAGACACAGGATGGGCTTAACTTTTGAGGCTGAAGCTGAAGAAGTGACAACAGAAGAGATCATCAACAGAATTTTGGCAAAAATCCAGGCACCGTAA
- a CDS encoding DinB family protein, with protein sequence MNYHFQAHRQVRKNLLDVLQNTSHEDLILIPDGFNNNIYWNIAHTVATQQLLHYYLSGNPFRIDKYWIETYKKGTLPNLNVQKSEVEDLEFLLTETSKILMKDYDSDFFSDYTPYTTSFGMDLKSIQDAIIFNNMHESLHYGYVMAQKRAILGEKY encoded by the coding sequence ATGAATTATCATTTTCAAGCGCACAGACAGGTAAGAAAGAACCTTTTAGACGTGCTTCAGAACACCTCTCATGAAGATCTGATTCTGATCCCGGATGGTTTCAATAACAATATCTACTGGAATATTGCCCATACGGTTGCCACACAGCAGCTGCTGCATTATTATCTGAGTGGAAACCCTTTCCGTATTGACAAATACTGGATTGAAACTTATAAAAAAGGAACTTTACCCAACTTAAATGTTCAGAAATCTGAAGTGGAAGATTTAGAATTTTTACTCACAGAAACTTCAAAGATTTTAATGAAGGATTACGACAGCGATTTCTTCTCAGATTACACACCTTATACCACAAGTTTCGGGATGGATCTGAAAAGCATTCAGGATGCCATTATCTTCAACAACATGCATGAAAGCTTACATTACGGCTATGTAATGGCGCAGAAAAGAGCGATTTTAGGAGAGAAATATTAA
- the rlmB gene encoding 23S rRNA (guanosine(2251)-2'-O)-methyltransferase RlmB, translating to MTDKKDDFIFGLRPVIEAIEAGKTIDKIFVQNALQGPIYAELKAILAKNKIRPNYVPVEKLNRFTRKNHQGVVAFISDVPFHKVEDIVPQLFEQGKTPFLLILDRLTDVRNFGAICRTAECVGIDAVIIPEKGAAPINSDAIKTSAGGIYNIKICKENNLAHTVDFLQQSGISVYAASEKAQKLIYDVNFTEPCAIVMGNEETGISKEVLHHADEKIKLPIEGKTQSLNVSVACGAILYEAVRQKMTAMPNP from the coding sequence ATGACAGATAAAAAAGACGATTTTATTTTCGGGCTGCGTCCCGTAATTGAAGCTATTGAAGCGGGAAAAACGATTGACAAGATCTTTGTGCAGAATGCACTTCAGGGTCCCATTTATGCTGAACTAAAAGCTATTTTAGCGAAAAATAAAATCCGTCCCAATTACGTTCCGGTTGAAAAACTTAACCGTTTTACCAGAAAAAACCACCAGGGAGTGGTTGCCTTTATATCAGATGTACCGTTCCATAAAGTGGAGGATATTGTTCCACAATTATTTGAACAGGGAAAAACTCCTTTTCTTTTGATTCTGGACAGACTTACCGATGTAAGGAACTTTGGAGCCATCTGCAGAACAGCAGAATGTGTAGGAATTGATGCGGTAATTATTCCGGAAAAAGGAGCAGCTCCAATCAACTCAGATGCAATTAAAACCTCTGCGGGAGGTATTTATAATATCAAAATATGTAAAGAAAACAATTTGGCACACACCGTAGATTTTCTTCAGCAAAGCGGAATTTCTGTTTATGCTGCCAGCGAAAAAGCTCAGAAACTGATCTATGATGTCAACTTTACAGAGCCCTGTGCAATTGTAATGGGAAATGAAGAAACGGGAATTTCCAAAGAAGTTCTGCATCATGCTGACGAAAAAATAAAACTTCCTATTGAAGGAAAAACTCAATCTCTGAATGTTTCTGTAGCGTGTGGTGCGATTTTGTACGAAGCGGTAAGACAGAAAATGACAGCGATGCCCAATCCTTAA
- a CDS encoding serine hydrolase domain-containing protein: MKIQSLLPLLFVPFALNAQIKKTATDNRLATDLDKMVQKEALAYMQDPARVGISIGIFKDGKSYFYNYGTTEPGKSELPTSKSLYEIASITKTFTGTLLAHALAEGKIKMSDDIRKYLDGNYPNLEFEKQPITIGNLTNHSSGLPQFLPDQSETFKKPMDSVALALSDFYKNYSKKKFYEDLHQAKIDFVPGTQYKYSNVGTQIAGDILEKVYHKSYADLLSEFITKPLNMNQTILGTNSARLLTCYNEKGKVMPRNFTTVFAPAGGIVSNTEDLVKYMQYHLDESNKYVKTSHTPLVKGEGDSIGLYWRIHNYEDNTPTIYHTGGTFGFSSVLQIYPSKNMGVVVLSNESDGESQGKLQDIADHILRNSSKK; this comes from the coding sequence ATGAAAATACAATCACTTTTACCATTACTTTTTGTGCCGTTCGCTCTGAATGCGCAGATCAAAAAAACAGCAACAGACAACCGTCTTGCGACTGATCTTGATAAGATGGTTCAGAAAGAAGCGCTTGCCTATATGCAGGATCCTGCCCGTGTGGGAATTTCAATAGGCATTTTTAAAGACGGTAAAAGTTATTTTTATAATTATGGAACTACGGAACCCGGAAAATCAGAACTTCCCACATCCAAAAGCCTGTATGAGATTGCATCCATTACCAAAACATTTACCGGTACCCTGCTGGCACATGCTTTAGCAGAGGGAAAAATCAAAATGAGTGATGATATCCGCAAGTATCTGGATGGAAATTATCCTAATCTTGAGTTTGAAAAACAGCCCATAACCATCGGTAATCTTACCAATCATTCATCGGGATTGCCGCAGTTTTTGCCGGATCAGTCGGAAACATTCAAAAAACCGATGGACTCTGTTGCTTTGGCACTGTCTGATTTTTATAAAAACTATTCGAAAAAGAAGTTTTATGAAGATCTTCATCAGGCTAAAATAGATTTTGTACCGGGAACGCAGTATAAATATTCCAACGTAGGAACACAGATTGCGGGAGATATCCTTGAAAAAGTGTATCACAAAAGCTACGCAGACCTGCTTTCAGAGTTTATTACCAAGCCTCTGAACATGAATCAAACCATTCTTGGTACGAATTCTGCACGGCTATTGACCTGTTATAACGAAAAAGGAAAAGTAATGCCCCGGAATTTCACAACGGTTTTTGCTCCGGCAGGCGGGATTGTGAGCAATACAGAAGATCTCGTGAAATACATGCAGTATCATCTGGACGAAAGCAATAAGTATGTGAAGACCTCCCACACGCCTCTGGTAAAAGGTGAAGGTGACAGCATCGGATTATATTGGAGAATACACAATTATGAAGATAATACCCCCACGATTTATCATACAGGAGGTACTTTTGGCTTTTCGAGTGTACTTCAGATCTATCCTTCAAAAAATATGGGAGTTGTAGTATTATCTAATGAATCAGATGGTGAGTCTCAGGGAAAACTGCAGGATATTGCCGATCATATATTAAGAAATAGTAGTAAAAAATAA